ccAAGCGCGGTACCGGTGCCTCCCGACGAGCGATGACGGAAGCAGAGCCGCACCGAGGAcgagcgcggcgccgcgccgccccaCCACAGCGCGACGATCGGCCGCTCCTAgcgaacccgccgcgccgggcgggTATATAAACCGCCGCTCCGGCGAGAGACAGACACTTCGTCTAAAAGATCCAGCGTACCGCTATTTCCAGACGAAACCTATCCCGACTCTTAGGGAACACGCCAACGAGGTCCGGTGCTCCGAGCCTCGACTGAGGGCTCTCAGGTGTTCCCGCACTCCCCCAGAACTAACTCCGAAGGCACGGTTACGCGGGGTCGAGCGCGCTCGGCCTCGCAACGAGGGCTCTTGCTGCCGCCGCCCCGGGGCCCCGGAAATCCTCCAGCATACGCTACGCGTTCCCGCACGCATCCGACTATTATCGCAATACCGCGTCGTTCGCAAGTGCACAGGCACTACCGGTAATATACCGAGCCCGTCCAGTATCTTATCAAttgcacatgcactacctgtaatataccgcgtccgcctatgtaatatgtaatataccgagtccGTCGATGATCGTAATAACGCGCCGTTTGCCAGTGCGCACGCACTATctgtaatataccgagtccggctatgtaatataccgagcccGTCGAATAGTGTGATACCGCGTtcgttatatgtaatataccaaGTCCGTCGATGATCGCAATACCGCGCCGTTTGCCAGTGCGCACGCACTacctgtaatataccgagcccGTCGAATAGTGTGATACCGCGTTCGTTATCAAGAGCACCCGCACTACCCCTTCGTTGTATATATCGCGTTCTGCCCGTCCCCGCGCTATCTCAAATACCGCGCTAACATTTCTCTTGTATATAATTCGTGTATATAATAAGCCGAATAAACCACTGCATGTACAACctaaattgattattgtctctgggcctttcaTCGAACTCCTGATCCAGCACGCaagtccgcgttcgatactaaagtcaggccgttacacGGTGGTGTGGCCGTCtccacacctggcgcccaaaGTATTTTCGTATCGCTTTCGAGATCCGCTCTGCCGTGATCAGAGATTTGCTACGCGATTCAGTCCCGCTTCACAGCCCAGGGAAAATAATACAGAGAAATAGCGTCGCAAGAACTGGGCTGTGAGGCGGGACTGAATCGCGTAGCAAATCTCTAATCGGGTGGCAGAGCGGATCTCGAAAGCGATACGAAAATACtttgggcgccaggtgtggaGACGGCCACACCACCGTTTACTCTAACCCGCGAAAAGTACTCTATATAAACTCTACACAGATCCGAAATAAACTCTCGTCAGCGTTATAACTCTTAGTTCATATGTCAAGATACACCCGCTCTGGCCGATCGCAACGACTGCTCAGGATTTTCGGTAGAGGGTCGTGGTTCTTACATAGGCCGAATGCGGAGGGGTTTGACCGTGGTGAGGCGAAGACAAACACAAAAGAAATCACTCAAGTAGCatgtaaatcaaaatataatataagagaaagcTTGATAATTGCGTACAACTTTCAGGACGCGGGCAAGGTATTCGCCGCTATCAATCCATCGACCACGTAAAGTCTTTCGAAGGGTCTGCGCGTTATAAATAAACTCGgacgcaaaaataatattcccgGAAAGACGGACGTGTAACTTGTACTCGCAAGAAGGGATAATCTACGCGATGAAATACGCGAGGCGCAATAATATACACCGacgaaataatacacgcaaGGAATAATCTACGCGATGAAATGCGcgaaacgtaataatatacgccgacgaaataatacacgcaaGGAATAATCTACGCGATAAAATGCGCGAAACGTAATAATAGACACGGacgaaataatacacgcaaGGAATAATCTGCGCGATAAAATACgcgaaaagtaataatatacgcCGACGAAACAATACACGCAATCACAATAATCCACTCTAGGGGATGACAAAATAATACACGCGATGAACTACGCAGAACGCAGTAACAAAGCTTAACGGAAGCGCGAAAactaatattaaatcataCACGAAATGCAATAATATAGGCCAACGAacgaaataatacacgcaaTGAACTACGCAGAACGCAGTAATAAAGCTTAACGGAAGCGCGAACTAATATTAAGTCATACACGAGTTGCGATAATATAGGCCAACGAacgaaataatacacgcaaACGAAAGAATACACGCAATCGCAACTAACGAAAGAGTACACGCAGTATAATGGGTACGATTCTACTCGCTCCTCGGTCTACTCCGCGAGCGCGTGATACTTCCGCACGATACAATCCGGGGCGCGTGATATCTCCACCCGGAGGAACCCAACCCTAAGACTAACGGAAACGCGAAACTGAAAATGGAGTAATCTGAAATGCACACCCCCGACTCGTTACTCCGCCGCCTCACACTCGAAGCACCGAGCGCGGTAATTAACGGGTCTAAGTGCCGATACGCCCCAGAATGAACGCACGGACAAGATTCACGCCACCGTGGACGCGAGACTTACGATTAACGAAACACTAAGACTACCGGAAATGCGAAAATGAACACTCGGATTAACGGAAGCGCGAAAACTAATATTAGGGTGACTGTTGAGCCGATCCGCATAATCGCATAACACTCGCAAGGATCGTAACGCGGGGCAAAGCCGCCACGTCGTACGCAGACACGCTATCACACGCAACCATACACCGGATTGTCGAGTCGGGCGGAAAAGGACCCTCTTTTTACTCTACTCACGGGGTAGCAGCGGGCGGGATATGTCAGACCCGTAAAAATGACCGCAGCATTAATCCCGAGGGATTCACGACATTAGTGCGTAGGTCGGGAGGCGATCCTACGCACATCTCCAAATACGAAATACGATACACGAAACGGTACTCGACGTTCCGCCCCGCTGGCCCCCGTTACCTTACTTTCGGGATTGCAGGTCGTTTACAACACTCTCGTGGTCCTCGATCCTTCCTCCTTGATGGGCTTGTAAGGCCGCCGCCCTCGCTTAATACACCTTCAGGACTCCTCGCCGGACGTCCACGCACGCTCGAGATCGGCCCAACAGTGACGATCGTGGCGGGCCCGCTTCGCGGCCTCTTACCATTTTGAGGCGCTTTGCCGCGCCGGCGGATGGCGCCACCCGGCCTAATCGGGCCGCCCGACCGCTTTCTCCTGTAACTAATAGCTAGACGAAAAACATGATAACTCGACGACAAGCAGGTACGCGCGCCGTATAAAGGTTCGAGGGGGGTACGCGCCCGGTCCAAGTGACGGGCACCCGGTGCAACGTCACAACGTGCAGGATCCGCGAGACAACAATGTTGGACATTTTGCGTGGATTAAGCATCTATCCCGTCTTGTGAGCtcgcaaattaataaacatggaCATACAAAGTACATTTGTGATCGGTAAGTGTCTAtacttcttttaataatgtataaaatattttatattctgtataaaaaattttataaaattttgtttcttttttgcaGATGTCTTCACTATTTCAGTTCCAGCGATAAGTTGCAGTCTCACACTGTGGAATGTCGAAAGGTAAACAAATGCGCAATCCGACTACCGAGCGAGAACAACAAGTGGCTCAGCTTCAAGAACCACAGCAGGAAAGAGCGACTTTCCTTTGTGGTGTACGCCGATCTGGAGTGCGTGCTGCAGAAGACACAACCGGAGACGGAACACGCGTCATACGCCTATCAACATCATCGGGTATGTAGTATAGCATACTACGTACAGTGCTCGTACGACGAAACGTTATCGACGTAtcgatttcgtcgcgataacgaCTGCGTCGCGTGGTTCGTCGAGGAACTCAACGGATTGGCGCATCGCGTAAAGAACATCTTGTCCGACATTGTATGCATGGTAGACctaacgcgagacgagtgggagACATTTCACAGCGCGACGAAATGTCACATATGCGAACAACAATATGCGCCTGATGATAATAAAGTGCGCGATCATTGCCACCTGACCGGGCGGTACAGAGGTCCAGCACACTCAACGTGCAATCTGAATTATAAGGATTCTCACTTCATCCCAGTAATATTCCACAATCTGTCGGGCTATGACGCGCACTTTATTATCAAGGAGATAGCTGCCGCGTTCGAAAGCTCAATCGATGTACTGCCTATAACAAAGGAAAAGTACATCTCTTTTACTAAACACGTGAAAGACACCGCGGAAAGATCTGATTCGCGAAGCGATATACAATTAAGATTCATCGACTCGTACAAATTTCTGAGCGCGAGTCTCGCAAAATTGGCATCCTTcctagataataataaattaaaaattatacgatcaaaattttccgcgttatccGACGACGATTTCAAATTATTGACGCGAAAAGGTGTCTTTCCATACGAATACGTGGACAGCGTCGAAAAGCTGGAGGATACGTGTTTACCACCGCGCGATTCATTTTACAGTTCCTTGACCGGTGACACCGTATCCAAaagcgattacgcgcacgccgcGAACGTATGGCAGCGATTCTCCGTTCGAACTCTGGGCGAATACAGCGATTTGTACCTGAAAACCgatgtcttgctgttggccgacgtgtttgaaaatttccgCGACAACTGCGTCGCGAGTTACGGACTTGATCCCGCGTACTACTACACTTTACCAGGCTTTACGTGGGACGCCATGTTGAAACATACGTGTATCAATTTTGAACTGCTGACcgacattgacatggtcatgttTATCGAACGTGGTATACGCGGCGGCCTGGGTCAATGTTCCGGCAGATACGCGAAGGCCAACAACAAGTATATGGAGTCGTACGATTCATTgaaaccgtcgtcgtacctAATGTACTTCGATGTCAACAACTTATACGGCTGGGCGATGTGTAAGCCACTGCCCTACGCGGAGTTTCGATGGGTCGAAGACTCGTCAAATTTCGACGTTAACGCGATCGCTTTGGATTCGTCTACAGGCTATATTCTCGAGGTCGATCTCGAGTATCCGCAGGATAAACACGACGCGCACGCtgacctaccgttctgtccgatGCGCGATAAACCGCCCGGCAAACGGCAGGACAAACTTCTCGCCACGCTGCACGATAAGGAGCGTTATGTCATCCATTATCGCAATCTGCAACAGTGCATGCGCCATGGCATTCGCGTCACTAAAATACATCGCGTATTACAATTCGCTCAATCTGAGTGGCTCCGCTCTTACATCGAACTCAATACAAAATTCAGAACACAAGCCAAAAATGAGTTCaacaaaacattatataaattaatgaataacgcTGTTTTTGGGAAAACAATGGAGAATGCACAAAACCACGTCGATGTAAAATTAGTGACGAAGTGGAAGGGTAGATATGGCGCGGAGGCAATGATCGCGCGACCGAATTTCCACAGCAGTAGCATGTTTTCGGAAAATCTGGTAGCCATCGAACTTCGCAAATTCGAGGTGAAATTCGACAAACCGATCTACGTCGGCATGTGCATCCTCGACTTGACGAAGGTATGCCTATACGAATTTCACCACGATTACATGTTTCTCCTGTACCGCGACTCGTGTAGAATCATGTATACCGACACGGACAGTTTGATTTATCATATCAAGTGCGACGACGCGTACGAGAACATGAAACATGATATAGCTCGGTTCGACACAAGTGACTACGCGGTAGATAACGCTTATGATATGCCTctcgtcaataaaaaagtgcCGGGCCTGATGAAGGATGAAAACAACGGGGCCATTATGACCGAATTCGTTGGACTTAGGACGAAAATGTACGCCTTGCGAGTCGATGGTAAGAAAGACACCAAAAAAGCGAAAGGTGTCAAAAGCAACTTCATCGCGCGCACCATCACATTCAACGACTACACGCGATGTCTGAACGATGAGATCGAAATGACTCGACCACAGTCGTGCATAAGATCGAAAATGCACAAAGTGTACACCATTAGCGAGACGAAAATCGCTCTGAGTCCGTATGACGATAAGCGATATATCGTGCCGGATTCGACCGATACGTTGCCGTGGGGACATTACCTAATATAacgtaatgtatataatgtatataatgtatataatgtatgtattgatgtatgtatatatatatacattatatatataatgtatgtatgtatgtataacgtGGTCCCGGACTGAACAGTGCGTTTTCCGGGGCCCCCTCCCAGAGTGTTGTGACGACACCCCCCTATATATGGCCCCACGAAGCACGAAAGTCACAATAGTCCTCGagtaaatatcgtattatatatgagaagggatattaataaagatatcgcacatgtatttagtatttaatattttttattacatacttTATTAGTATtacatgtatcatttttatattaaaaataaaatacagtttgcACGAATTAAATCACTTTGTTCTTGTATATCCATGAGTTGTGTGATCCATCGAATCCCAGCCATTTCACGTAAACCTCGTCGCCCCTCCTGCGCAGTACTTTCTCCACGAGATACACGTCAGGATAAGTCGCGCGATGCAACTCGTACTCGTAGAACGCTCCAGCGACGGATTTTCCACGATAGTCCTCGAGTAGGTAGGTTACGGGATTGGTATGCTGCACTTTAACGATCTTAAACACCTCGGTGGTCCAATTCGGCGTGTAACCTTTCTcgaaaattgttttgtatttgcTGACGCGTACCAAGTCGCCCGTTTTGAACTTTGCCGGGCCCGCGATCTTTATCGCGCTGTACACCGTAGCCAACAGTCTTTTGGCGATCGCGGGGGTAACGTCGACGGGTCGCATGCCGATCGTTCGATGCTTGcgcgcgttgtaatccgaCACGAGTCGCGATAACGCGTCGACCCACTTGTAAGCTCCATTGAGCGTAAACATCTTCCACATGTTGTTTTTTaacgtgcgattgaatcgctCGACGACCGACGCCTTCATCACCGAATACGTGGAATAATGATTGATGCCGTGTTTTCTCACGAGACGTTGCACGTCGgtgttgtaaaattccttCCCCATGTCGGTTTGTAGATTACTAGGGCACCTCCCGCTATCTCGAATTATCTCAGCGATAGCGTCAGCTGTCTCGCTGCCACCTTTACCCTTGAGCGGCACGGCCCACGCGTACTTGCTCAACACATCGATGACGGTGAGTATGTAGTGATAGCCTCCGTTGAAACGCGAGTACGGGCGCATCTCGACGATATCAGCCTGCCACAGGTTGTCGTACCCTCGCACTATGACGTGTCTGCggggaaaatttcttctcgccggTGCGTGCAATTCGTCCACCAACTGtcgcttttcgatatttttatccacATCTGTCGAGTTTAATGGTCTCATGTTCGGTTAACGTTCCGTTGACTGTCGGTCGTCGTTCTTCGGCTGTACGTAACCGTTTCTGTTTATGTTTCTGCGTCGTTCATCGCTGTTTCTGAACCGCTCAGAAACGATTTCGAGCCGTTCTCGAACCGTTCGTTGTCGTTCGTCATTGTCAGTTAACTGCTTCTTGTcactcatcgtcgtcgtcgacgttctTTAGCCGTTTGTAGCCTTTCCTGTCTCCGCGTAGTTCACAGCTGTTTCTAAACCGCTCGTAATCGTTCCTAACCTGTTTTTGAACCGTTCGACAACCGTCCGACAACCGTTCTTGAACCGCTCGACAGCCGTCCGACAACTGTTCTCGAATCGTTCGTTGCTGTTCGTCATCGTCGTTAATTAACCGTTGCCTCTCTTCACTCGTCGCCGTTCGATAGTCGTTTCTGCTGAATTGTTTCTTCATCCTTCATTAGCCGTTTCCAATCTACCGATATTTGCACGTCGAAGCTCGTTCACCGCAGCCTGTAACGCTCGCACATCCTTCTCGAACGCGGTAAGCTTCTCGTCTGACTCTTTCCATTGATCTGTCAGACTTTTAAAGCACTGATCAAcgtatattttgttaacagCGTCACCGTCAGTCTCAGGTTGCGCTACGCGACGAATCTTGCGCGATCTTGCATCAAAGTCCGTGGCGGCGCGACACAGAGCGTTGTCGCGCACGAAATTTCTTACTAATCCGCTCCACCGGTAATGATAGGAAATGGTATTCGTCGCGTCTTCGCGCTGCTCGAACAATCCAAATTTATTGATCGGCATTTTGACACCGATTGAACGGATCGCTGTCGCaccgtttaatttataataagcccAGCCTCGCAAAGTTCTTCGATGATCGACATGATCTCATTGTCGTAGGCATTGTTGCCAGCTTGACGCGAAGCGTCGAGCAATCGCAGACGATCCACCAGCTCGTTGGGGTCGTCCCAGTGCACGTAGTCAATCTTATTGTTGGTTAGCGTCACCGCGCGAGGTGCAAATAATCCCTTTccggattttttcttcttggatTCGGTTGACATCAACGGTGCGATTACGGTGTATACTTGTATCCCACGTTGCCCTTTCGTCGCTCGTGAGGATCGTGCTTGTATTTATGAGCACTCTTTGCCAACAGTATGCTCCTGTACTTTTGCATATCGTCCTCCGTGTAGATATCGTAATCGGGTATTTTCTTGAAGATCAACTCGTAAATACCGGGTGTGCCGGCGTATCGTACGCcgtcgatataaatgttatccgCTTTATCcacgtcaaaacgtttattaccaaGCATCAATTCATTCTTGCCGAGATAAACGCCGTATGTGGTGTCTATCGTTGGATAGGCGCTCAAAGCAGACGCGATGTAAATTCGGCTCAGGGGACCCAAGTGATCTTGCAACGATTCTATAAACCATTCTCGACCCTTCGACGTTTGCAACA
This sequence is a window from Temnothorax longispinosus isolate EJ_2023e chromosome 11, Tlon_JGU_v1, whole genome shotgun sequence. Protein-coding genes within it:
- the LOC139821398 gene encoding uncharacterized protein translates to MLDILRGLSIYPVLCLHYFSSSDKLQSHTVECRKVNKCAIRLPSENNKWLSFKNHSRKERLSFVVYADLECVLQKTQPETEHASYAYQHHRVCSIAYYVQCSYDETLSTYRFRRDNDCVAWFVEELNGLAHRVKNILSDIVCMVDLTRDEWETFHSATKCHICEQQYAPDDNKVRDHCHLTGRYRGPAHSTCNLNYKDSHFIPVIFHNLSGYDAHFIIKEIAAAFESSIDVLPITKENSLTGDTVSKSDYAHAANVWQRFSVRTLGEYSDLYLKTDVLLLADVFENFRDNCVASYGLDPAYYYTLPGFTWDAMLKHTCINFELLTDIDMVMFIERGIRGGLGQCSGRYAKANNKYMESYDSLKPSSYLMYFDVNNLYGWAMCKPLPYAEFRWVEDSSNFDVNAIALDSSTGYILEVDLEYPQDKHDAHADLPFCPMRDKPPGKRQDKLLATLHDKERYVIHYRNLQQCMRHGIRVTKIHRVLQFAQSEWLRSYIELNTKFRTQAKNEFNKTLYKLMNNAVFGKTMENAQNHVDVKLVTKWKGRYGAEAMIARPNFHSSSMFSENLVAIELRKFEVKFDKPIYVGMCILDLTKVCLYEFHHDYMFLLYRDSCRIMYTDTDSLIYHIKCDDAYENMKHDIARFDTSDYAVDNAYDMPLVNKKVPGLMKDENNGAIMTEFVGLRTKMYALRVDGKKDTKKAKGVKSNFIARTITFNDYTRCLNDEIEMTRPQSCIRSKMHKVYTISETKIALSPYDDKRYIVPDSTDTLPWGHYLI